The window TTAAAGGAATTTCGAATTAATATTGATTATTGGTCGAGTGAGTTAGAAATGTATACAACAAAAGAAATTGATAAGTTAATAAAGGAGTTACAAACAACTAATAAAGTTTTTGAAAAAGATGGTGCTTTGTGATTAAAAACAACAGATTATGGTGATGATAAGGACCGAGTTCTTGTTAAACAAGATAAATCGTATGCTTATATTTTACCGGATTTAGCTTGTCATAATTTACGAATTAAAAGAGCAAAAGCTAATTATTTGGTTAATTTTTGAGGAGCAGATCATCATAGTTATTTAACACGAATGCAGGTGGGTTTACAAATTTTAGGTTATGATGCTAATATTTTAAAAATAGTTATTATTCAAATGGTACGATTAATTAAAGACGGTCAAGAATATAAAATGTCAAAAAGAAAAGGGACAGCCGTATGGTTAATTGATTTAGTTGCGGAATTAGGTATTGATGTTGTTCGTTATATGTTATGTTCAAAAGCATCTTCTAGTCATATGGATTTAGATTTGAGTCTTTTAACATCTCAAAGTAATAATAATCCGGTTTATTACTTTCAATATGCTACGGCGCGTTGCGCGAGTATTTTACGAAATGTGCCTCATAATATTGATTTAACAAAATCAATTGCTAGTTATCATTTATTAACACATCCCAAGGAGCGAGAATTAATTAAAGTATTGGATTATTTTAGTAAAGTAGTACAAAGTGCTGCTAAATCTTGTCAACCCAATATTATTTGTGATTATATTCAGGAATTATCACGGGGATTTCATTCATTCTATTCAGAATGTAAAATTTTGGATGAGACTAATATTACCTTATCAGAACAAAGATTGCATTTAATTATCGGCACACAGTATGTCTTTAAAAATGCTTTAAACTTAATTGCTGTTGATTTTAAGGATCAAATGTAAATTTTAAAAATTGTTCCTGAGAGTTTATAACATAATTTAACTAATAATTTTATAAATTAATATAATATGATAGCAATTTAAATAAATAGTTTAGAACTAGAATTAATCCCTCTAGTTTTTATTTTTAAAATAATTAAGATATTGAATGAAATTTTTAATCTTTAGACTTGGTACATAACCTTTAATTTTATCTACTATTTTGATAATATTATTTCCTAGGTGAAGTACAAATGTTAGATAAATACAAAGACGAAAATGAATTTTATAGTTTGATAGGTGCAAAATGTTATAGTTATGTACCAAGTCTATTCTTAATTTTAATAATAATATTTATGGTGTAAAAATTAAAATTTCCTTTTTAAAGTATTTACGAGATAATATTGCTGTTAAAAGTTTAGAACATTTAAAACAGTTAATTAGTGAAGATTACAGCGGGCGCGTAAAGTTTGGTCGCGTTTAGTTTTCTTAGGTATTGCTTTGAAGAAGTAAAACAATCAGCTAATTATATTATTTAATTACTAAACTAACCCTGCCTTTCTTGTTATTGTCCTTTTTATTCACTACCATTCTATCATATTATTGAATTTTTACACAATAGACTTCTTGCATTACTTATTTATTAAACAAAATTCCTATAAAATATATTTAAAATAGAAATTATAAGGAATTTAAGATTATGAAATTTGATAAATTTAATTTTATTAATGATAAAGAATTATTACGATTAACTGGAATAAAGCAAAGTACTTTTAATAAAATGTTAAATATTTTAAAAGAAGCTGAGTTAAAAAAGTTTAAAAGAGGTGGTAAAAATAATAAATTATCATTAGAAAATAGATTATTGATGACTTTATCATATTGACGAGAATATCGTACTTATTTTCATCTTGGTAAAAGTTTTGATATTAGTGAAGCTAGTTGTTATCGAAATATCAAGTGAATTGAAGATATTTTAATCAAACATCCTGATTTTCAACAACTTGCTGGTAAAAAAGCATTAATAAATGATTATTTTAATGATAAAACAATTATTATTGATGCTACAGAAACACCCATTCAACGCCCAAAAAAAGACAAAAACAATCTTATTCAGGAAAAAAGAAAAAACACACTATTAAAACACAAGTAATTATTGAAAAAGAAAGCAAAATAATTATTGCAACAAATTTTTCTCTCGGTAAAAAGCATGATTTTTGTTTATTTAAAGAATCAAAAATCCCAATTTTAAAAAATACTAAATTAATAGTTGATAATGGTTATCAAGGAATACAAAAAATTCATAGTAATGTTCTAATACCTAAGAAAAAAACAAAGAAAAACCCTTTAAATAAAGAACAAAAACATAATAATAAATTAATTTCAAAAATGAGAATTATTATTGAAAATATTTTTGTTATTCTTAAAAAATTTAAAATTATTACTGAAAAATATCGTAATCGTAGAAAACGATTTAGTTTAAGATTTAATTTAATTGCTTCAATTTATAATTTGCAATTATAGATAACATAAAATATTTATTTAAAATTAAATTTAAATAATAAAATAATTTTTTGTTGTGTCAAAATTTACACATTTAATAAAATCCATAAGTATTAACCTAATAAAAGTTAGAAATTACTATATAGTATTTTTTATTTACAAATAATTTGTAATTATTTTAATAAGTAATGCAAGAAGTCTATTGATATAAGAGAAATATCTGGTTATACCCCTAAGAATTTAGGTTTTAGTGAAAATTATTCTAAACTTGTTCCCGATGATAGGTCTAGAACAACTTGAGAAGTTATAAAAAAAGCTTTTAAAAATTTAATAAATTATGGAGAAAATCCTGCTGCAAATAGTGAAATAATTAAAATTACACTGGCTCGTGTTGCTTGAGCAACAGCAGAAAGTATGCGTTTTAATTCAGTAAGAAGTATGATTACAAATAGTGATACTACGTGATTTTCTTGAACTAGTAGTCCTGCTTCCACTTCTGCTTCCGCCCCCCCTCTTAAAGATTTGGTTGTTGGAACATGAGAACCAACTACTACTAGGGCTATAAATTATTTAACAGAAAATGGAAATTTAAATAATTTTTCAAACAATCAAGAACTAAACCCCAGTAGAATTTTAATATTTACACCAGGATTATTGGCTACTTTAAATTTAAATCCATGTAACAATAGAAATCCTAGAAGTTTAAATAGTAATTTAATGTGTTATAAAAATAGTTCAATGATTGATATTTCTTCTTTAGAATGAGAAATCGATGAGTTAGATCCATATTATGAATACCATGGTCCAGGAGATATGAATAATGATTATTTTAGAGTAAAGGGTAGATGGGGCCATGATTTAGTTGAATTTAAAATGTCATTAAAAACAGCTATTGCTTTTAAAAAATTTTTTTATAACAATAGACTTCTTGCATTACTTATTTATTAAACAAAATTCCTATAAAATATATTTAAAATAGAAATTATAAGGAATTTAAGATTATGAAATTTGATAAATTTAATTTTATTAATGATAAAGAATTATTACGATTAATTGGAATAAAGCAAAGTACTTTTAATAAAATGTTAAATATTTTAAAAGAAGCTGAGTTAAAAAAGTTTAAAAGAGGTGGTAAAAATAATAAATTATCATTAGAAAATAGATTATTGATGACTTTATCATATTGACGAGAATATCGTACTTATTTTCATCTTGGTAAAAGTTTTGATATTAGTGAAGCTAGTTGTTATCGAAATATCAAGTGAATTGAAGATATTTTAATCAAACATCCTGATTTTCAACAACTTGCTGGTAAAAAAGCATTAATAAATGATTATTTTAATGATAAAACAATTATTATTGATGCTACAGAAACACCCATTCAACGCCCAAAAAAAGACAAAAACAATCTTATTCAGGAAAAAAGAAAAAACACACTATTAAAACACAAGTAATTATTGAAAAAGAAAGCAAAATAATTATTGCAACAAATTTTTCTCTCGGTAAAAAGCATGATTTTTGTTTATTTAAAGAATCAAAAATCCCAATTTTAAAAAATACTAAATTAATAGTTGATAATGGTTATCAAGGAATACAAAAAATTCATAGTAATGTTCTAATACCTAAGAAAAAAACAAAGAAAAACCCTTTAAATAAAGAACAAAAACATAATAATAAATTAATTTCAAAAATGAGAATTATTATTGAAAATATTTTTGCTATTCTTAAAAAATTTAATATTATTACTGAAAAATATCGTAATCGTAGAAAACGATTTAGTTTAAGATTTAATTTAATTGCTTCAATTTATAATTTGCAATTATAGATAACATAAAATATTTATTTAAAATTAAATTTAAATAATAAAATAATTTTTTGTTGTGTCAAAATTTACACATTTAATAAAATCCATAAGTATTAACCTAATAAAAGTTAGAAATTACTATATAGTATTTTTTATTTACGCCAAATTGTAAAGTTAAGTGCAACTAAATTATTTTTCTAACCAAATATTCGATTGGTGAAAGATAATTTAGTATTTTTCTTGGTCTTTGGTTTAAAGACAATATAAATTTATGAACTGCATTTTTAGTAGTATTTGAAAAATTAAATTTTTTAGGAAATTTTTCTCTAATTAAACCATTAGTATTTTCATTAGTACCTCTTTGTCAAGGCGAATACGCATTAGCAAAATAAATTTTCACATTTAAATTTTTTTCAAGTTGTTGTCAATTAGAAAATTCTTTACCCCTATCAAATGTTATAGTCTTAACAAGATTATTTGGAAGAATTGATAAATAATGGCTAATGTTTTCGTTAACAACTTTAGTAGTTCTATTTTCAACTAACATTGCTAAAGTAAATCTTGATGTTCTTTCAACTAAAGTTATTAAACATGATTTACTTTTACCTCGTGATGATACTACAGTATCACCTTCTCAATGACCAACAGTTATACGATTATTAACATTAATATTTCGTTCTTTAATTGATTTACCATTAAATTTACCGCGATTTTCTTGAGATTTTCGTTTCTTACCTTTTTTTCTTAAATTTTTATTAGTAACTTTTTCAAGTAATCCAGAATAAATTCAATTGTAAATTGTTTTAAAACTAATAATTCATTCTTTATGAAAATTTTTAATTCTGCCATAAATTTGTTCAGGCGATCAACCTAATAGTAATTTTTGTTGTACATATTTTACTAATTCTCTATTTTTAAACTTATGAAAATAAACATGTGATTGTTTTCTGTTTTCTGCTTTATTTTGTGCAATTAATGAAAAATAATGATTACTATCTTTATTTCTATTGACTTCTCGAATAATAGTACTAATACTTCGATTAAGATTTTTAGCTATTTCACTAATTTTTACTTTAAACTTCAATTGATTCTCAATATAAATTCTTTCATATATGCCAAGATGTTTGTAACCCATATAAAAACTCCTTGCTTTGTTTTTTCTAAAATAAACTTAGCATCATGAAATTTTTATATGAGATTTTTTGCAATTTTATTTACTTGCACTTACAAGTATAATTCAGCATTAATGAACGGTAAAAGAAACCGATTTGAATAAAGTAATTTTTGTTGTAATTATCTACACCCTTAAAATCAATTTCGGTGTAAGTTTTTTCGTCCATATCAAAAGTAGCATAAAATAAACTGGAAAAGAAATTACCAAGGATTTCATAGATTTCGTCAAAAACATTTTTGTAATCGCTGTTGTTAATACTAGGAATGTTATTTTTAAAATATAGGTAAATATCATTTCGTAAATCTGGGTCATAACGTAGAAAACTAAATCTAACATTAAGGTAATTTAAAGTACCAAAAAGATACTTAATTAGGCAATAATCGTTAGCGTTTGCAGTATCATATTTTCAGATTTCCTTTTCACCGTGTAGCAATTGTAAATACTTATTTCCGGCAATTATAGTTTTGTTAAATGCCTGAATTTTCAAAACATTCTCATTTACTACATTTTTATTACTAGAAGTCTTGTGATAAAAATAACTCTCGTCTTTAAAACCATGATTTTTAATGGTGAATTCTTTATAGTAACCTTTTTCTAAAGTGTCAATGAAATTAAATATTGGTGTTCAATAGAGATAAGAGTAATTAAATTTATCAAAATCACCACGGTGAATCATTAAATAGTCAAGATTATCAATAACATCACTATAGTTATGGTTGCCGTCAAATTTGGTGGTTGTTTCTGGCAAATCAATGTCCGTACTTGGTTTAGTTTCTAATTTTGCTAAAAATTTTTTAATATGAAATTTGTTTGAACCGGGATAACTATATTCTTGTATTGTTATTTTTACATCTTTAATTTTTTTAGCAGTATAAAAATATTCAATATTTGTTTTTTGAAAATTTTTATCAAAAAATTCTCTTTCTTCTGGGGTGCTGTTTTCTTTTTTATAATTATAAATTTCTTTAATTTCTTTAAATACTGGTTCATTGGTAAAGACAGCAAACCCTCTAGTATTTTCTCCATAATTTTTTATTTCTAAAGGTAATTGCTCTTTTACTGAGTCAATATTAATATATACTGGGTCACTACCTTTTTTATACAATGATTGTAAATAACTGTTATTTATTTCTGAAAATTTTAAGTCATATGTTTTATATTGAGTTTTTCTTTTATTTCTAACTAATTGCACTGCCGTTTTCTCCTTGTTAATGTTTGGTGGAATAGTAAAAATGTTATTGAAATTAATAGTTAGCACGGTAAATATTTTCATAAACATTTTTATCACTCCTTTTTAAAATATTTTATTTTTCATTATTCTTTTAGCTTTAATTTTTTAATAAGTCACTCAATGATACAGTTCATAATTACCGCTATTGTAATGCATATATCTAAATATCCTAGTATCATAAGTGAAATTAATGCTTCAAATTTTTCATATAATAATTTCAAATCATTAATTCCCAATTTTAAAAATGGAATGAAAAAGATAATAATCATAAAAATGTAAGGCAAAATTCTCCATCAATATTTTTTAAAAGAATTAATTAGTTTGTTTGATTTCATTTTTCAAGGCTTTTTTTGCTTTAATTTTTTGAATAGTAAAGCGGATTAATTTTTCAAATTTAATTGCAAAATATATTGCTCCGCCTCATCAAAAAACAAATATTCCGGCGAGCATAATAACACTATTGAACTTACCAAAAAAATCAACCATTTCTTTATTCATAAAATCATTAAATTCGTCACTTGTTCCAGTTATTCATTTAGTATCTATTACTGTTAATGCACAAATTAATAAACTTATAAAGATGAAAATGATACTTAATACTATTTTTAACCACCGCTTTTTAAAAGAATTTTTAATTCTTAATTTTAATGGCATTTTTTCTTTTGAATTATCTTTTTTAAATAATTTTCCTAAAAGTTTCTTCATTTTAATTTTCCTTTCATATTTTTATCGTCCTTTAATCACAATAAATAAAGCAATAAGTACACAAGTGACACCAAGAATGGTAAAAATTGGGTGTTGCGAAAATGTCCGAGCCATTGGTTTAAATAGTTCTAAAATTGTTAAATTGCTAGTAATAAACTTTTGGAAATTGGCAAGTCCCTCGCTAATATAGTTCGTTAAAGTTTCAAAATGACTACCAGCCAACAATCCAAGAACAGTTATTAAGATAAAAATAATAATTAGTTTAAACATTTTTAGTTACCTTGTTTTGTTTTTATTGGTTTTATTTGTTTTTTAGCTTTTCCTCATGCACTTAAACGCCCCTTATTTTTAACAGCATATTGGCGTTGTTTTTCTAAATTAATTTGTTGACTGCCAAATCCAAGAATGATTGCCATAAGAAACTCTACAGCCAGTGTTAAGAATAAAGGAAATATCAGTTGAATATTCGTTCCCGGCACTTCTAAACTTCAAATTAAGTCAAAAACTTTATAAAGCATTTGAGCGAGAAAGTCGGCCATTTTTGCGAGATTTTCCATTTTTTATTATTCCTTTTCTTTCATTTTTCTTAAAAATTTGCTGAATTTATCCATTTTTAAGTATTCTAAGTCTTCTAAATCAATTGCTGTGTCATTATAGTATTTATCTTCATAGTCAGGATTTACTTTTGAATTTAAGTAATCTCTTAAAAACGCTAGGTAAAAAGAATTGTAAGTGTTTAATATTGGTAGAGGAATTTTTAGTTTAAAAAAATAAATATCAAGTTCAGAAATATCACGGTATTTAATGCGACGACCCTTTTTACTATTTTTAGCATCAATTAAAGTGTTTCGTCAGCGTTCATATTCTTCAATACTAGTAAAGGTGCCATAGATGACTTTTAAGTAGGGGCGAAAAATATTAACGGGTTTTTTACGAATGCCCACAATCACATTATTGGCAATATCACGAACTTTAACTCAAATATGTTTATCTCTTTGACCGCTAGCTAGCACAATATGACCGAAATGGCGTGCCAGAGCGAAATATTCTTGAATACCGGTTTCTTCGTTTTTGGTATTATTTTTTTCTCAATCAGTTCCTTCTAAAAATAAGTTGGTTTCATCTCATAAAAGTAAGGTTTTGTCTGGCAATACCGGATAATCAAAATCTAATAATCCCATATGTCCTAAACTTAATTTTTGGGTTTCTAGTAATGGAAATGTTGATGCGATATGATATTTCTTCTTTTTTAATAATTTTGATGCGTATACTAGAAAGGCGGTTTTTCCAGTTCCTAATGAACCAATAACAATATTTAATGGTGAATTTTTTAAGAAATTAATAACTTTGTTAATTTGTGTTAAATTACTGATTTTAAAAATAAAAATTAAAATACAACCTGCTAAAAATAAATAACTTACAATGTTTTTAAAATAACCGTTGTAAATATATCAAATTGCTCCTCAATGTCATAAAATTAAAAATGAGGTGCGATTCAATTCAATAAAATGGTTATTTTTTTCTATTATTCATTTGCAAAATTTCATCTTGCACCTCACTTTATTTTTTTGTTAGCGTACAGCTCCAAGTAATTTTTCAAACATTTTAAAGCAAATAAAGAATATTGCCAAAATAAATGGAAAAATGAATATTCAGTAATCAGCAAAGAAATTACCGACTTGTGGCATATTAACAGCAATAATTTCCCACATTTTAGTAAACGCTGTTATAATCGCATTTCATAATTTAGTCATCGCGTCACTAGCTGTTATCTTTGTTACTGCTGGTGCTTCTGTTAAGAAAGTTCCAATCATATAATCACCCCCTTTCTTTTTAAAACATTCATCATTTATATTCAAAGTTTTTCTTAAATTTATTAAAACCACGATTAACCTTAACACGACTGTATTTTTTACTAATTAATTTTGAATTTCTTTGTGAATGCATTACAATGTAACTTCTTGACATTACTTTTGTTTCTATCTAAATACTGATATGGTTTTTCAAAGTAGCATTAGAATAAATCACACCATAATCGCTGTTAAGAATCAAAAAGCAATGTTTGCCATTAAAAGTCAAAGTGTTTCTTGGGTTAAATCAATTTCTTTACCACCACTAATATGAGCCGGAATATTTGTAATTTGGATAAACAAATCTCAGAAAGTTTGTTTAATTTGTTCTCAATTAAATTCTTTTAAATTTACTGTCATTTTTTATCTCCCAAAAATCATTTTTATTGGTAAATACATAATTGAAATTAATGCGAAAAGAAAAGTAATGATAATAATTAATCCGGCAATAAATGCAACTTGTGCAGGCATTTTTTCTATCGGAACAAACAGTTCTAAAAATTCCATAATAATTTTTCAAAACATTATTTTTTATTCTCATTATTTTCTTTTGAATTAGGAGCTTTAACTCATTCTTCAAAGCGAGCAATAAATACTTTTTCGTCTTTTGTGAAATTACCAGTATTATTTTTAATGGCATTTTTAAATTTAATTCGCATTTTTATTTTGGCATAAATTTTATAAGCAAAATACGCCAATAGCATTATGCAAGTGATAATAAATATTAATCCAATCGCAATATTCATTTTTAAACTCCTTTAAAATAGTTATAATTTATATCTTTTTTATTGTTTTCTTTTTCGGCAATTAAGAAGCCTAATAATTCTTGGCCTTTAATTAACTTGGTTTCTTGCTCTTGTTGATTAATTGAAATTACTTGATATTTACTATCTTTTATTATTCCAATGCAAATTGAATTTTCGTATTTTCCTTTATAAACAAATCGCTTTGGAAACCAAATACCGATTTGTTCATTAAATCACGGAATTTTTGGTGCTTTAATAAGCATTGCGTTTTGTGTTTCTTTTAAAAGATATTTTTTAGTATTTAAGAAAATGTTTTCAATGTTTTTCATAGTAAATTACCTTTCTTATTTGTTATAAACTAAGTTATATTAACTAAGTTAGTTAACTTAGTTTTTTAAACACTTATATATCGCAGATTTAAGTGTTTAACAAGCTTTGTTATTTAATTTTGTTTTTTAATTAGATAAAGATTTTAATAATTTTAAACTTAGCATACCCCTATATAGAAATTTCTACACTTTAACATCCGCATCCTACCCTTGGAACTAATTTAATAGCGTGTATATTTTTAGGAAATCCACCCATTCATTTTTTTATTGCAAAACGAAACAAATTGCTATAGCTAATAGGATGTTATCTATTAACTGGTAAACTTCTTTTGGTTATGGCGACCACCCACAATTTATCGTGCTTTAATACATACCAACATTATTAATTCACTTGTATTTAATTTTCAAAGAACAAACTTTTAACACCTTATAAAATAAAAAGACAATCATTACTGACTGTCTTAATACTTATTCAAATCTTTTCCTACCTAACAAAACTTTATGCGTCCTTTACATATATTTATTCCTTAACTTCATCTTCATAATATTCTTTATTATAAGAAGAACTCTTAATTTGCTTTAATTTTAAATTCTGATGAATAATATTACTATTTATATGAGCACAATCTAATTTCTTTTTTAATTTTTGTAAACGAATTTTTAATTCATCAATTGCAATTAATAATTGTTCTTCTTGACTAATATAATTTTCTTTATTTAAAGAATATTTAATACGATTAAAATGTTGTTGTTTATTTTGTAAAAATTCTAAAAATCATTCATAATATTCATAAGTAATACCAATTACAAAAGGAATAAAACCAAGAAAAACCATTCAAGCA is drawn from Spiroplasma endosymbiont of Asaphidion curtum and contains these coding sequences:
- the argS gene encoding arginine--tRNA ligase — protein: MSLILNQIQKIIKEAVNNITPFVDDIVIEKTRNIEYGDYATNIAMVLAPILKQKPEVIAKKIIAVIKANDFFTKIDFVFPGFINLTVNQNQLSVVITEILKLKTKFGSGECTNIKYNLEIVSANPTGILHIGHARNGAIGDAVARILKFAGNIVETEYYLNDAGNQINVLANTIFSYYLQKLGVNVELPEQSYQGIYQEILATNFVNKYQDKFIAVRIVNDVINDEQVLVIFKQESIAFFLQLIKTQLKEFRINIDYWSSELEMYTTKEIDKLIKELQTTNKVFEKDGALWLKTTDYGDDKDRVLVKQDKSYAYILPDLACHNLRIKRAKANYLVNFWGADHHSYLTRMQVGLQILGYDANILKIVIIQMVRLIKDGQEYKMSKRKGTAVWLIDLVAELGIDVVRYMLCSKASSSHMDLDLSLLTSQSNNNPVYYFQYATARCASILRNVPHNIDLTKSIASYHLLTHPKERELIKVLDYFSKVVQSAAKSCQPNIICDYIQELSRGFHSFYSECKILDETNITLSEQRLHLIIGTQYVFKNALNLIAVDFKDQM
- a CDS encoding IS5 family transposase (programmed frameshift) codes for the protein MKFDKFNFINDKELLRLTGIKQSTFNKMLNILKEAELKKFKRGGKNNKLSLENRLLMTLSYWREYRTYFHLGKSFDISEASCYRNIKWIEDILIKHPDFQQLAGKKALINDYFNDKTIIIDATETPIQRPKKGQKQSYSGKKKKHTIKTQVIIEKESKIIIATNFSLGKKHDFCLFKESKIPILKNTKLIVDNGYQGIQKIHSNVLIPKKKTKKNPLNKEQKHNNKLISKMRIIIENIFVILKKFKIITEKYRNRRKRFSLRFNLIASIYNLQL
- a CDS encoding IS5 family transposase (programmed frameshift); protein product: MKFDKFNFINDKELLRLIGIKQSTFNKMLNILKEAELKKFKRGGKNNKLSLENRLLMTLSYWREYRTYFHLGKSFDISEASCYRNIKWIEDILIKHPDFQQLAGKKALINDYFNDKTIIIDATETPIQRPKKGQKQSYSGKKKKHTIKTQVIIEKESKIIIATNFSLGKKHDFCLFKESKIPILKNTKLIVDNGYQGIQKIHSNVLIPKKKTKKNPLNKEQKHNNKLISKMRIIIENIFAILKKFNIITEKYRNRRKRFSLRFNLIASIYNLQL
- a CDS encoding IS30 family transposase, which codes for MGYKHLGIYERIYIENQLKFKVKISEIAKNLNRSISTIIREVNRNKDSNHYFSLIAQNKAENRKQSHVYFHKFKNRELVKYVQQKLLLGWSPEQIYGRIKNFHKEWIISFKTIYNWIYSGLLEKVTNKNLRKKGKKRKSQENRGKFNGKSIKERNINVNNRITVGHWEGDTVVSSRGKSKSCLITLVERTSRFTLAMLVENRTTKVVNENISHYLSILPNNLVKTITFDRGKEFSNWQQLEKNLNVKIYFANAYSPWQRGTNENTNGLIREKFPKKFNFSNTTKNAVHKFILSLNQRPRKILNYLSPIEYLVRKII